Proteins from a genomic interval of Bacteroides sp. AN502(2024):
- a CDS encoding RES family NAD+ phosphorylase, with protein MKVKECIKRLYSQLPLENDADVKESIFYKFINENFRTFIDSVTQIDPDSLQEILRSDNEIEHFVEPYTKLRFIYCIKKICKDLLRILALCYKGNLTDADKSLKKLLRSRCYGKYLVENYIELFSFSLEKEKEYYRMRDENKYDAKGCELVVDNCWHLPYQKRASAFFGRYNLPGYPCLYLGDSKETCEAELGRLDKERRWVGVFRLKKNILLYDLRIPSEKTIDGANGYDLFRMLLTYPFIAICTVKSRVNGFNEEYFIPQLLFHQVLIAGNKETSHKGIVYSSTKYKGGYNIVLPALYTDKEPPVSGYSKILLEMFEQQIPVIYKSK; from the coding sequence ATGAAAGTGAAAGAATGTATAAAACGGTTGTATTCCCAATTACCATTGGAAAATGACGCCGATGTCAAAGAAAGTATTTTCTATAAGTTTATAAACGAGAATTTTAGGACTTTCATTGATTCCGTTACTCAAATAGATCCCGATTCCTTACAGGAAATATTAAGATCGGACAATGAGATAGAGCATTTTGTCGAACCATATACCAAACTCCGATTCATTTATTGCATAAAGAAGATTTGTAAAGATTTACTTCGGATTCTTGCTCTATGTTATAAAGGTAATCTGACGGATGCGGACAAATCCTTAAAAAAATTACTCCGCTCAAGATGTTATGGCAAGTATCTTGTGGAGAATTATATAGAACTATTCTCTTTTAGTCTTGAAAAGGAAAAAGAATACTACCGAATGAGAGATGAAAATAAATATGATGCAAAAGGTTGCGAATTGGTTGTGGATAATTGCTGGCATCTACCTTATCAAAAAAGAGCGTCTGCATTTTTCGGTAGATATAATTTGCCAGGATATCCATGTCTTTATTTGGGGGATAGCAAGGAAACCTGTGAAGCGGAACTCGGACGACTAGATAAAGAAAGAAGATGGGTTGGAGTATTCCGCTTGAAAAAGAATATTTTGCTGTATGATTTACGCATTCCCTCTGAAAAGACGATTGACGGAGCTAATGGATATGATTTATTCAGGATGTTACTGACATATCCCTTTATAGCCATCTGTACGGTAAAATCAAGGGTGAATGGATTCAATGAGGAGTATTTTATACCCCAGTTGTTGTTTCATCAAGTTTTAATAGCAGGGAATAAGGAGACATCCCATAAGGGAATAGTCTATTCTTCAACCAAATATAAAGGAGGGTATAACATTGTGCTTCCCGCATTATATACTGATAAAGAACCTCCGGTATCCGGGTATAGT
- a CDS encoding putative colanic acid biosynthesis acetyltransferase: MVKLFGAQVDWNVSLHPTAIIDYPWNLKMKNRSSLGEHCWVYAMAPISIGKLSCIGKDVYLLTGSHNIEKSTFDLVTKPISVGDGCWIATASTVLPNVTIGDYSVIGANSVICKNVDSYCVVGGNPAKFIKRRIIK, encoded by the coding sequence TTGGTAAAATTATTTGGTGCGCAAGTAGATTGGAATGTTTCCTTACATCCGACAGCAATAATAGATTATCCTTGGAATCTGAAAATGAAAAATCGGTCTTCATTGGGAGAGCATTGTTGGGTCTATGCGATGGCTCCCATTTCTATAGGTAAATTGAGTTGTATCGGAAAAGATGTTTATCTGCTGACAGGAAGTCATAATATTGAAAAAAGTACCTTTGATTTAGTGACTAAACCTATTTCTGTTGGCGATGGTTGCTGGATAGCAACAGCATCTACCGTATTGCCGAATGTTACAATTGGCGATTATAGCGTAATAGGAGCCAATTCCGTTATATGCAAAAATGTAGACAGCTACTGTGTAGTAGGTGGCAATCCTGCTAAGTTTATCAAGAGACGCATTATCAAATAG
- a CDS encoding putative colanic acid biosynthesis acetyltransferase: protein METIAETKIDLSRYHNALSRKHQLVRLLWSVVWGLFARPLPRSMGSSWKRLLLRLFGARIHPTAVVYSSAKVYYPANLVMERYACLASDVDCYNVAPIRIGANATVSQRAYLCTASHDITNPLNPLITAPIVIEDQAWVAAGAFVGMGVTVGQGAVVGARAAVFKEVEPWTVVGGNPAKEIKKRILK, encoded by the coding sequence ATGGAAACTATAGCAGAGACAAAAATCGATTTGTCGCGTTATCACAATGCATTAAGCAGGAAGCACCAGTTGGTGCGTCTTCTATGGAGTGTGGTGTGGGGATTATTTGCCCGTCCGCTACCAAGAAGCATGGGAAGCAGTTGGAAACGCTTATTGCTCCGACTGTTCGGGGCGAGGATTCATCCTACTGCCGTGGTCTACTCTTCGGCTAAAGTTTATTATCCCGCTAACTTGGTAATGGAAAGGTATGCGTGTCTGGCTTCCGATGTGGACTGTTACAATGTAGCCCCCATACGCATAGGAGCTAATGCCACCGTGTCGCAAAGGGCTTACTTGTGTACGGCCAGCCATGACATAACCAATCCATTGAATCCGCTGATTACTGCTCCTATCGTGATAGAAGATCAAGCGTGGGTAGCTGCTGGGGCTTTCGTCGGCATGGGAGTGACAGTGGGACAAGGAGCCGTAGTAGGGGCACGAGCGGCTGTATTCAAGGAGGTGGAGCCTTGGACGGTGGTTGGCGGCAATCCGGCGAAAGAGATAAAAAAGAGAATTTTAAAATAA
- a CDS encoding Panacea domain-containing protein: protein MSIFTKIKTGRIMKPYDVNIVADYIILRLNADEKMSLINLKLQKLLYYLQAWALGINKERFMDTSFEAWVHGPVCRTLYDRFKNTKSLYSFISSDDVNDKTPETEIEREDIIFINYILDNYAGFSGAELEAMTHEEQPWIEARKGMDPMQGCNKEISEELMQEYYGKRWEEIND from the coding sequence ATGTCTATCTTTACAAAAATAAAAACCGGACGAATCATGAAACCGTATGATGTAAATATTGTTGCTGACTATATCATTTTGCGTTTGAATGCTGACGAAAAGATGAGTCTCATAAATCTGAAGTTGCAAAAATTGCTTTACTATTTGCAGGCTTGGGCTTTAGGTATAAACAAAGAACGTTTTATGGATACTTCCTTTGAAGCATGGGTACACGGACCAGTATGCAGGACTTTATACGATCGGTTTAAGAATACCAAAAGTCTATATTCTTTTATTTCATCGGATGATGTGAACGACAAAACTCCGGAAACTGAAATAGAACGGGAAGATATTATTTTTATCAATTATATCTTGGACAATTACGCAGGCTTTTCCGGGGCAGAGCTTGAGGCTATGACTCATGAGGAGCAACCTTGGATTGAGGCTAGAAAGGGAATGGATCCCATGCAAGGATGCAACAAGGAGATCTCTGAAGAGTTGATGCAAGAGTATTACGGTAAGCGCTGGGAGGAAATTAATGATTAA